tattcttttcctaccccccaaacccccgcattgcatctccacttcctcatatcaggagatcatatgatagttgtctttcttcagttgacttatttcactaagtataataccctctagttccatctgtgtcatcgcaaatggtaaggtttcatttctttggatggctgcatagtattccatcatatatatatatatatatatataccacatcttctttatccattcatctgttgatgggcatctgggctctttccatattttggctattgtggacattgctgctattaacaccGAGGTGCAGGTGTCCTTTcgcatctgtatttttgtatcctttgggtaaataccccgtagtgcaattggtgggtctcagggtagctctatttttaattttttgaggaacctccttactgttttccagagtggctgcaccagcttgcattcccaccaacatgtaacattctctgcatccttgccaacaccttctGTTTCCTGTGTTCTTAATTTTAGGCATTCAACagacttctgtacattgattttgtatcctgcaactttattgaacTTGTGTACCGGTTCTATCAATTTTTTGgttggagtcctttgggttttatacatagagtatcatgttatctgcaaatagcaaaagtttgacttcttctttccctatttgaatgccttttattctttttgttgtctgattgctgagtctaggacttccagtactatgttaaatgacaatggtgagagtggacatccctgtcttgttcctgaccacagaggaaaagctctcagtttttcccctttgaggacgatgttagctgtgggtctttcatatatggtctttctgatgttgaggtatgtttcctctatccctactttgttgagatttttttttaatcaagaatggatgctatactttgtcaaatactttttctgcatctattaggatattcatgtgtttttttttttaaagattttatttatttatttgagagagagagagacagtgagagagagcatgagcgaggagaaggccagagagcgaagcagactccccatggagctgggagcccgatgtgggactcgatcccgggactccaggatcacgccctgagccgaaggcagtcgtccaaccaactgagccacccaggtgttttttatcctttcttttattaacatggaGTGTCACACTGATTgctttgtgaatactgaaccactcCTGCAggccaggagtaaatcccacttgatggtggtgaagtacatttttttaatttactgttggattcagtttgttagTATCCTGTTGAGAAAATTTGCATCCATGTTTGTCAGGAacattggtctataattctcctttttggtggggtctttgttttGGAGTCAAAGTAATGCTGGTAtggtagaatgagtttggaagttttccttccatttctatgttttggaacagtttgagaataggtattaactcttctttaagtgtttggtagagttccccgGGGCAGCCATtttgccctgggcttttgtttattgggagatttttgattactgattcaatttctttgctgattatcagtctgttcaaattttctatttctatttcttgtttcagtttttgtattttatatgtttctaggaatttatctattttttccagattgccatttgttggcatataatttttcataacaatcttgtaattgtatttctgtggtgttggttgtaatctcgCCTCtcttattcatgattttactcatttgggtcctttctcttttctttttgataagtctggcaagAGGTTTTTCTGCTTTCattaatcctttcaaagaacaagctcctggtttcattaatctattctactattttttgtttgtttgtttctatatcatttgtttctgctctaactttattatttcccttccaaTGACTTTagactttatttgctgttccttttctagctcctttaggtgtaagattaggttgaggatttgagatttttcttgcttcttgatatAGCCTGTACTGCTATATACTTCTCTCTTATGATCATTTTTGCTGTACCCCAAAGGTTTTGGATTGTCCTATTTTCATTCTCAcgtgcttccattttttttttaaatttcttctttaattgccTCATTGACTCAGTCATTTTTTGGTAGATAGTTTTTTAACCTGCATGTTTTTTgtgatctttccaaattttttcttgttgagGCCTGTTtcgtgacccagtatgtgatctattctgtgAATGAATGttccatgtattcttttttttttttcaaagtacagcatcccttcctgatcaaaacccttcaaagtgtagggatagagggcacatacctcaatatcatcaaagccatctatgaaaaacccactgcaaatatcattctcaatggagaaaaactgaaagcttttccactaaggtcaggaacacggcagggatgtccattatcaccactgctattcaacatagtactagaagtcctagcctcagcaatcagacaacaaaaggaaattaaaggcatccaaatcggcaaagaagaagtcaaattatcactcttcgcagatgatatgatactctatgtggaaaacccaaaagactccactccaaaactgctagaacttatacaggaattcagtaaagtgtcaggatataagatcaatgcacagaaatcagttgcatttctctgttCCATGtattcttgaaaagaatgtgtagttTGCTGCTTTAGGACAAATGTTCTGcatgtatctgttaagtccatctggtctagtgtgtcattcaaagctattgtttccttgttgattttctgcttagatgatctgtccattgatgtaagtggggtcttaaagtcccctgctatgattatattattatcagtgagttccatttttttctcttaaagatttatttgtttgacagagagagagagagagagagagaaagatctcaagtaagcagagagggagacagagggaatgggggaagcaggctcctcctgagcagagaggagcccgatgtgggtctcgatctcagggccctgggatcatgacctgagccgaaggcagaggtttaacccaccaagccacctaGGTCCCCCAGTgagttctttatgtttgttattaattgttttatatatttggatgctcctaaattgggggcataaatatttacaattattagatcttcttgatggataaACCCTTTacttatgatatagtgccctctCCACTTCTTgatatagtctttggtttaaaatctagtttgtctgatgtaagtatggttactctggctttcttttgccATCCACGAGAGTGATAGATAGTTCGGTATACCCTTACTTTTAGCCtccaggtgtctttaggtctaaaatgagtctcttgtagacagtatatagatgggtcttttttttttaattcattctgataTCCTATGTCTTTCAAttgaagcatttagtccatttacattcaaagtgatttttaatatgaatttagtaccattgtattatACCCATAAAGTAATTGTTTCTGGAgatcttctctgttctttctagtctttgttgcttttgatctttctttcccactcaaagagtttcttgcagggctggtttagtggtcacaaactcctttagtttttgtttgtctgggaaactctatctctccttctattctgaacaGTAGCCTGGCTGGAGAAAAgattcttggctacatatttttcccactcagcactctgagtatatcatgccagtcaCTTCTgacctgccaagtttctgtggctaggtctgctgCCTCCTACTTTGTCTTTCCTTGTAAGTACTTCTTTTCCCTTGTTGGTTTTAGGCCTTTCCCCCccttatctctgtattttgcaaattttaccaCAAAATGTCTTGCTTGCTGTTGGCCAgctttgattttgatgggagttctctgtgcctcctggatttggatgtctgtttccttctccagaatagGGAAATGTTCATCTGTAATTTCCTAAAAGCAAACTTCTgcctatttttccctctcttcttattctgggactcctatgatatgaatgttattatgctttatggagtcactgagttccctaagtctatgtttgtgatccaatatttttctttccctcttttttcaacttcattattttccataattttatcttcatatAATTGactcatttttctccttcttccatgCTTGTGGTCATTATATTCTATcagttttgcatctcagttatagcattttttaaaattttggtctgactagtttttaggtctcATATCTCTGCACTAAGAGActctctggtgtcttctatgcttttcctAAGCACAGCTGATATCGTCATGATTGTTGTTTTCAATTCtggatcaggcatattacttacatTGGATTCAATGAGACCCCTGGCcatgaccttttctttttctttcttttgggatgaatttcttcatcttggaattttgtcaaggtctctttcttcttcttttgcctGTTACGTTTCCTGCTgctgagagtaatggctttaaGAAGGGGTCCTATCCTGTTCAGAGCCTGGTCCTCCAGGAAGTGTCTCCGAGGTATGTTGTGTGTACTCTGTGGCTGcattttggctgctctttccctcAGGTCAGGCTGTGCAGAGTTTCTCTTTGCCTGCAGTGGGGAGTGTTCAGACCTTGTCCAGAGTGTGGTGAGTTGTAACTAGGTaagctctggtctgcttgttgaAAGAGGCCTGATCCTATTTTCACTAGAGCTGAAGGTTTGCAGCCAGTGTATGGTCAGTAGGCtcggtatgtgtgtgtgtgtgtgtgtgtgtgacacttGCCCTCATACAGAAGCACCCGCACTGTGTAGGGAGGAGGGGCGTGGCATATGTGGCTCAAGTCTCCACTGTGGGCACTGTGCTCCTCACTGAAGATAGATAGTCCTTCTCCATAGAAGCACAGTTACACCTGCCAGGCTCCACACTGGCCATGGCAGGACTTCTAGAACTTCAGACTTTGAGCTCTACTGTTTGTAAAAACTCATGATAAGTAGTCCCTTTTGTTTTCCCAGTCAATGCTTCTGGGGAAGTGTTTCTTCTGCAatactgtgtgtctctctgtctctcacttctctctccatGATCTCTCTCCCCTATGCATCACTAGTAATTCTTTTACTCCCCCAAAGTACATATCTTCAGCTTCTACCTTCCATGATGTGGCCTAttctctccctctagttgtgtagtttgttcttccagtcctcAGGTCAATTTCTTGGGGGATTCGGAATGatatgatatttatctagctgtgttcaagggaCAAGGCAAATATAGGGTCTCCTTtctactctgccatcttaactcccgTAACAATATTTTCAACTATCACAAAATTGTATGAGAAAATCTAGCAAGTGAGAGCAATTGGATACATTagattgataaatgaattcaaacagatttctttgggtgttgggtcTCAACCTATGACCAAAgacaatacaatttaaaaagtgggcagttccaaaggaaaaaatcaaaatcaaagtaTGATTTGGGGAACATATAATCAAACTAAGACTCTACAGGATACAAAGTGTTATAATGACAGATCTATCTGTAAATCTCTATGGGGCCATTCCTTCTGCATGCTGGCTGGGTTACAAGTGTTCCCATAACTGCTGCCCTCGTAGACTTCTGGCACAAACCTCCTAAACGAATATtggttggggcgcctgcgtggctcatttggttgcgtgactgcctttggctcaggttgttgtcccggagtcctgggatcgagtcccacatcaggctcccagctccatggggagtctgcttctccctctgacctcccctctcatgctctctctcactttgtctctctctctctctctcaaaataaataaataaaaatctcaacaacaacaaaaaacccaaatattggTTGTACTCAATTATATCTACATGCCAATCCCTGTCCTCATTTTACACATGGGCAACAGGAGGCTTAGAGAAGTCATATAACTAATCTAAGTCCACTGAAATCAGTACCTCAACAAATACTAAACATTAGCTCTTATGACTCAAGGTCTAGAGTGCTTCCATGATCTCATGTtgatatgcaaaatattttaaggacTGAGTAgacatagaattcttttttttttcttttttgcatgctTCACTATTGATGATGAGTTTGATGCTTATTTATCCTGCCAACAGATGCTAAGAGTTCAGTCCACTTTGGTGTCACTCTTCATACAGCACGAGATGCCATGAAGAAAGCATAGCTTAGATGCCCTGAAATGGGTTAGAGTCATGttcccttggaatgtggcagaaCTATCCTGCTAATTGACTCTCTCAAGACCTCCTTTACCTTTTCATTCCTCAAGCTGTAAATGAAAGGGTTCAGAAGAGGGGTCACCACTGTGGTAAGGACGGCAGTCACTTTGTCAAACTCCAGCGAGTGGCTCTGGCTGGGCCTCATGTACATGAAGACGTTGCTCCCGTAGGCAATGGACACAACTGTGATGTGAGAAGCACAGGTGGAAAAGGCCTTCTGACGGCCTTGGGCTGAGGGGATGCGCAGGATGGTAGAGATGATGTAGGTGTAGGACACAATAGTGAGTACCAGGGAGGTCAGAAGGACAAGGGAGGATAAGAGAAAGTTTATCATCTCAATGAAATGAGTGTCTATGCAGGCCACCTGTAGCAGAGGGGCAATGTCACAGAAGAAGTGACCAATTTCCTCAGTGCAGTATGGCAATCTGGACACCACAATAGTTGGGCACAGTACTGAGAGGAAGGCTCCTACCCAGCAGCCCAGAACCAGCTGGAGGCAGACCCTGCTGTTCATGATGATAGTATAGCGCAGGgggttacagatggccacatagcggtcaaaGGACATCACCGCCAGCAGGATAAACTCcactgtccccagaaagaagtagaaataaaTTTGAGTGATGCAGCCAGCAAAAGATatggtttttttctcttctaagagACAAGTTAGCAACTTGGGGGTAATAGTAGTCGTGAACAAAATGTCCAAAAATGACAAATTActaaggaagaaatacattggtGTTTGGAGACGATTATCAGTCCATACTAGGGAAATGATGACAATGTTTCCTGTTATGGTGAGCATATAAACCAGCAGGAGAATGACAAACAACAAGATTTGAAGTTCTTGGATGACAGGAAAGGAGACCAAAGTGAATTGAAGTTCTTGGATGACAGGAAAGGAGACCAAAGTGAATTCAGTCAAGGAACTCTGGTTTCTCAGAGCCATTTCTACTGGAGGGgtgaagaaacaaatgaagaaaaacagaatagttAAAGATCTCTTCCAAATTTTGCTAGACAGAACATCCAAGAGCCGGGGTCCTGGTCCTCTCTCTGACTGTATTATGTGGCTTCTGATAAATCAAATTCCTTTGCTTGGCCTCTGTTCCTATCCTCATAGTTGatgagttggaaaaaaaaaaaaaaaaacctttctgtgGTCTCTTTAAACTTTAACTTTTCAATTCCTATTACatgcatatatttcttttctttacttccttccttaCATACAAATCCATTCAAGCTAACTGATATGTATCATTCACCGAAATTCACTCAAGACATTTTGGACATGTTACATTTTAATACTATAGATATCTTAGCTGAGAACCTCATATCAGACTTCATTGAGGAAAAAGAAGTCATCAGACAAAAATTCTATTATCCTTCTTGTATGGAAGCTGACCAGCATATGATgatctgaaggattctcttaagcAGCAACAAGAATTGGATAGGACACAGTTTCTGAGACATTGCTGGTTGCATCAAAGGTAAGGGGAGGTGTCTggatccattttctttttttctcttttaaagattttatttatttatttgacagacagagatcacaagtaggcagagaggcaggtagagagagaggaagaagcaggctccctgctgagcagagagcccgatgcggggctcgatcccaggaccccgagatcatgacctgagccaaaggcagaggctttaacccactgagccacccaggcgcccctgaatccaTTTTCTaagtaacaaagaaataaataaacaggaacTGAACTGAGGCCAGGCAGCCAGGGCCCAGAGCTTTGGTGGCTGGAGCTGGGGCATAAAGACCTGGCAGCCGAGATCAAGGTGGCTGGGACCTGAATCAGCCAAGACAGAGAACTGGTGAAGGAAGCACAGAGACTGAAACAGCAGGGAACCAAAGCAGATTTGACTTGTACCAACAAGCATCAGCGAGGAGCAGGGTGGTC
The genomic region above belongs to Neovison vison isolate M4711 chromosome 7, ASM_NN_V1, whole genome shotgun sequence and contains:
- the LOC122913446 gene encoding olfactory receptor 6M1-like, with translation MALRNQSSLTEFTLVSFPVIQELQFTLVSFPVIQELQILLFVILLLVYMLTITGNIVIISLVWTDNRLQTPMYFFLSNLSFLDILFTTTITPKLLTCLLEEKKTISFAGCITQIYFYFFLGTVEFILLAVMSFDRYVAICNPLRYTIIMNSRVCLQLVLGCWVGAFLSVLCPTIVVSRLPYCTEEIGHFFCDIAPLLQVACIDTHFIEMINFLLSSLVLLTSLVLTIVSYTYIISTILRIPSAQGRQKAFSTCASHITVVSIAYGSNVFMYMRPSQSHSLEFDKVTAVLTTVVTPLLNPFIYSLRNEKVKEVLRESISRIVLPHSKGT